The following proteins are co-located in the Silene latifolia isolate original U9 population chromosome 1, ASM4854445v1, whole genome shotgun sequence genome:
- the LOC141616539 gene encoding uncharacterized protein LOC141616539 — translation MFFDHMDYNLNRLTQFDSPIRKLSLTMVLDDEEYYSRVDKWLEFIKKMNVEDLCIFVEIVGNWSAMLGAVGNALYEFPVSLLASKSLRSVYLQGCMLGHETFAGEVSFSSLQWLCLSNVYIGENVMESLARCCQGVEILAFDCCSMMLETLELSKFPKLKKTLIELEDGFIDYVDIVGTNLECFKCIADSECGILPDACAGIRDFTLVRCTVNHPNLFKDLTATFPLIEEIEVFDIRDTDTLKAASNILRKLKFVSNDPNLTLLDFSSDGVTNLYVNCPKLRVFRYDGNTVPEQLFFRSAAVLEESSCSISFYDAYDISWFIKLRAFLELIMASRTNLSLRFSLPMETFKPEELTSVQASPMHNVNLTLSFRHDDMQHVDAVLWIIRPITLTVNYRDYNLAKYLCENLVKKSQDKIGGEQNRQPCWLHQVEDFEVECSSNISNIKQNLASLPEQCRAIANRRDGRASLNQICFKFHWSYN, via the exons ATGTTCTTTGATCATATGGATTACAACTTGAATAGACTTACCCAATTTGATTCACCTATTCGAAAATTATCATTGACCATGGTGCTTGATGACGAGGAGTACTACTCCCGTGTTGATAAATGGCTCGagttcattaaaaaaatgaatgtGGAAGACTTGTGTATCTTTGTAGAAATTGTTGGTAATTGGTCGGCAATGCTTGGTGCAGTTGGAAATGCGTTATATGAGTTCCCGGTTTCATTGTTGGCTTCAAAAAGCTTGCGTTCTGTTTATCTTCAAGGGTGTATGCTGGGCCATGAGACATTTGCTGGCGAAGTCTCGTTTTCGTCTCTACAATGGTTGTGCTTGTCAAATGTTTACATAGGTGAAAATGTGATGGAGAGCCTGGCTAGGTGTTGTCAGGGGGTTGAAATACTAGCCTTTGATTGCTGCAGTATGATGTTAGAGACCTTAGAACTCTCAAAGTTTCCTAAGCTCAAGAAAACTCTCATCGAACTTGAGGATGGCTTCATCGATTATGTTGACATTGTCGGCACAAATCTTGAATGCTTCAAATGTATTGCTGATTCTGAATGTGGTATCCTCCCTGATGCGTGTGCTGGCATTAGAGACTTCACTTTGGTGCGTTGCACTGTTAACCACCCCAATCTTTTTAAAGATCTTACGGCTACATTTCCACTTATTGAAGAAATAGAAGTCTTCGATATACGTGATACTGATACGTTGAAAGCTGCTAGTAATATTCTGAGGAAGTTGAAGTTTGTAAGTAATGATCCTAATTTAACATTGCTTGATTTTTCGAGTGATGGTGTGACGAATCTGTATGTTAATTGTCCAAAATTGAGGGTGTTCCGTTATGACGGGAATACAGTTCCCGAGCAGCTTTTCTTCAGGTCAGCAGCTGTTCTAGAGGAGAGCAGCTGTAGTATttctttctatgacgcttatgacatttcgtggttcaTTAAATTGAGGGCATTTCTCGAACTCATAATGGCAAGTCGAACCAATCTTTCACTACGATTTTCTTTGCCAATG GAAACATTTAAACCCGAGGAACTAACATCAGTTCAAGCTTCTCCGATGCACAATGTCAACTTAACCCTCAGCTTTAGACATGACGACATGCAACACGTGGATGCCGTGCTCTGGATCATTCGTCCGATCACCTTGACTGTTAATTACAGAGACTATAATCTTGCTAAG TACTTGTGTGAAAACTTGGTCAAGAAATCCCAAGACAAGATTGGTGGTGAGCAAAATCGTCAGCCATGTTGGTTGCATCAAGTAGAAGATTTTGAAGTTGAGTGCTCGTCGAATATTTCCAACATTAAGCAGAATTTGGCGTCTTTGCCGGAGCAGTGTCGAGCTATAGCAAATCGGAGAGACGGTCGAGCTAGTTTGAACCAAATTTGTTTTAAGTTTCACTGGTCTTATAATTAA
- the LOC141616555 gene encoding uncharacterized protein LOC141616555, translating to MMMMRVGAILSRNLRRRQIGGLFYCTCSFDATNSISNSNPSNFISQVEQPTFVKHPLDTLDQLPSSDNESLSSDEESSSSDEEFSASDEESSSSDGESSYSYGKKYSRFHVKWSLEEILKRPLTDVDHYKGLVAPLAQVFSVSLHTDSDDDKPCDIYGTICTTNAQGLTLNNLYKRPHANSEVIPNGGILSLKGGLNNFLTYSPTTNTTIDLDLNVKSRNTVLVIKEKRNLHSFNQDDFEDSSNKLIKDIVHGEGCFAVIYYAKFLYAVRAVVRVAIFSKRDPSSAVADVYGNIALGYGNARKYCNNDDEVRHMKCTLFSKTFDHPKRVRVGETMKLSNYVVAMPAYSSLVIDADISDSHGRLAAGSLEIPFDGPHQKVIDGEFGTIAVTVLFSTPRRSEYIAEVGEFAEQAEDPHLEIDDRKKNLEVVDDERFDGAVLTELLSVYVGGTNHEVPAVCGSIRIFDSFHPDWTIFERRLDNPVYFSVDKGFIPIEKHSVIDTDYYCSIKFCFADPLNGKELCISDGTICFEYVLLMHNPPCVPLDKRLCSYIQGAHGYALLHYIIFESACQAKVEITLFSNQQNHLLSSLPVRLCGFVVASYNNHTYTTAYEKKYCRSRLFYKPQPEFVEVDSDMIVPLSKSVIAVPEGVGLVVEVNMEVLSPGNKKDIVFGKKVFNVNMSRPMHEEILGNCYGVQISTKFTCA from the exons atgatgatgatgagagttGGAGCAATATTGTCAAGAAACCTACGGCGCCGACAAATAGGAGGTTTGTTCTACTGCACTTGTTCCTTTGATGCTaccaattcaatttcaaattcaaacCCCTCTAATTTTATTTCTCAG GTTGAACAACCGACCTTTGTCAAACATCCTCTTGACACGCTAGACCAGCTACCGTCTTCGGACAACGAATCTCTTTCTTCGGACGAGGAATCTTCATCTTCGGACGAGGAATTTTCGGCTTCAGACGAGGAATCTTCGTCTTCAGATGGGGAATCTTCATATTCGTATGGGAAAAAATATTCTCGATTTCATGTAAAATGGTCTTTAGAAGAAATTTTGAAACGGCCATTGACGGATGTAGACCATTATAAAGGCCTAGTTGCTCCGTTAGCTCAAGTATTTTCGGTCTCACTCCATACGGACTCTGATGATGATAAACCATGTGACATTTATGGTACGATTTGTACAACAAATGCTCAAGGTCTTACTTTAAATAATCTCTATAAGCGACCACACGCCAATTCCGAGGTCATTCCCAATGGAGGTATTTTATCTCTAAAGGGGGGACTCAATAACTTTCTTACATATAGTCCGACCACAAACACCACCATTGATTTGGATCTCAACGTTAAGTCTCGTAACACCGTGCTGGTCATTAAAGAGAAACGTAATTTGCATTCCTTTAATCAAGACGACTTTGAAGATTCTTCAAACAAGCTCATTAAAGATATAGTTCACGGTGAGGGTTGTTTTGCTGTCATATACTATGCGAAATTCTTGTATGCAGTTCGTGCTGTTGTAAGGGTTGCAATATTTAGTAAACGGGATCCAAGTAGCGCTGTTGCTGATGTCTATGGAAACATTGCGTTGGGATATGGCAATGCTAGGAAATATTGCAACAATGATGACGAAGTGAGGCATATGAAGTGTACGCTTTTCAGCAAAACGTTTGATCACCCTAAACGGGTTAGGGTTGGGGAGACTATGAAGCTATCTAATTATGTGGTGGCAATGCCCGCATATTCCTCCCTTGTCATCGATGCTGATATCTCTGATTCCCATGGCCGATTAGCCGCTGGCTCTTTAGAAatcccatttgatggcccacacCAAAAAGTAATTGACGGTGAATTTGGTACTATCGCAGTGACAGTCCTGTTCAGTACTCCTCGTCGTTCAGAATATATTGCAGAAGTTGGTGAATTTGCTGAACAGGCAGAAGATCCTCATCTTGAAATTGATGATCGAAAAAAGAACCTG GAAGTTGTGGACGATGAGCGATTTGACGGAGCTGTATTGACGGAGTTGTTATCTGTATATGTTGGTGGGACTAATCATGAGGTTCCGGCCGTCTGTGGGAGTATAAGAATTTTCGATAGTTTTCATCCTGATTGGACTATATTTGAACGGCGCCTTGATAATCCAGTGTATTTCTCAGTGGATAAGGGTTTTATTCCAATAGAAAAGCATAGTGTGATTGATACTGATTATTATTGTTCTATAAAGTTCTGTTTCGCAGACCCATTGAATGGCAAGGAATTGTGCATCAGTGACGGTACAATCTGTTTCGAGTACGTGTTACTCATGCATAATCCCCCTTGTGTTCCATTGGATAAAAGACTCTGCTCATATATTCAGGGAGCACATGGTTATGCTCTGTTGCATTACATTATCTTCGAGAGTGCATGCCAAGCGAAAGTGGAAATCACATTATTCTCGAACCAGCAGAACCATTTGTTATCATCTCTTCCTGTTAGATTGTGTGGATTTGTTGTTGCTAGTTACAATAATCACACCTACACCACGGCGTATGAGAAGAAATATTGCAGAAGTCGGCTTTTTTATAAGCCACAGCCGGAGTTTGTAGAAGTAGACAGTGATATGATTGTTCCATTGTCCAAGTCAGTGATCGCAGTTCCGGAAGGCGTAGGTCTTGTTGTTGAGGTAAACATGGAAGTGTTGTCCCCTGGAAACAAAAAAGACATTGTGTTTGGAAAGAAAGTGTTCAACGTCAATATGTCCAGACCGATGCATGAGGAAATACTCGGAAATTGTTATGGCGTTCAAATTTCGACCAAGTTTACTTGTGCATAA